Proteins found in one Hevea brasiliensis isolate MT/VB/25A 57/8 chromosome 18, ASM3005281v1, whole genome shotgun sequence genomic segment:
- the LOC110646679 gene encoding NAC domain-containing protein 10, whose protein sequence is MTWCNNNSVDERAIQLVTASSKENTVIDTKIDQIRTITCPSCGHDIQLQDQAGGIVHDLPGLPAGVKFDPTDQEILEHLEAKILSDMRKLHPLIDEFIPTIEGENGICYTHPEKLPGVSNDGQVRHFFHRPSKAYTTGTRKRRKVHTDEDGSETRWHKTGKTRPVFSGGTVKGFKKILVLYTNYGRQRKPEKTNWVMHQYHLGQNEEEKEGELVVSKVFYQTQPRQCGSSIKDSLDQNLRNRIDHENAPLAKNPALVDYYNNPPFFSYDHGSHNRESPSQLIPNMVIQGDGSSFFRLAADTSKGKLQRR, encoded by the exons ATGACATGGTGCAATAATAACTCAGTTGATGAAAGAGCTATTCAATTAGTCACAGCCAGCTCCAAAGAAAACACTGTTATTGAtaccaaaattgatcaaattcgAACCATAACTTGCCCTTCTTGCGGCCATGATATCCAGTTGCAAGATCAG GCTGGTGGGATAGTTCATGATTTACCAGGATTACCTGCAGGAGTAAAGTTTGATCCGACTGACCAAGAAATACTTGAGCATTTAGAAGCCAAGATATTGTCTGACATGCGAAAGCTTCACCCTCTAATTGACGAATTCATCCCAACCATTGAGGGAGAGAATGGTATTTGCTATACCCATCCTGAGAAGCTACCAG GAGTAAGCAACGATGGCCAAGTCCGGCACTTCTTTCACAGGCCTTCAAAGGCATACACAACTGGAACTAGAAAACGCAGAAAAGTGCACACTGATGAAGATGGGAGCGAGACCAGATGGCACAAAACTGGCAAAACAAGGCCAGTTTTCTCCGGAGGGACGGTGAAAGGATTCAAAAAGATTTTGGTGCTTTACACAAACTATGGAAGGCAAAGAAAACCTGAAAAGACAAATTGGGTTATGCACCAATACCATCTTGGCCAAaacgaagaagaaaaagaaggagAGCTAGTGGTTTCAAAGGTTTTCTACCAAACTCAACCTAGACAATGTGGTTCTAGCATTAAAGATTCGCTTGACCAAAACTTGAGAAATCGAATTGACCATGAAAACGCTCCTTTAGCTAAGAACCCAGCTCTTGTTGATTACTATAATAATCCACCTTTCTTCTCTTATGATCATGGGAGCCATAATAGAGAAAGCCCATCTCAGTTAATCCCAAATATGGTTATTCAAGGTGATGGATCTTCCTTTTTTCGATTAGCTGCTGATACAAGCAAGGGCAAGCTTCAGAGAAGATAG
- the LOC110646681 gene encoding receptor-like protein kinase HSL1, whose protein sequence is MAAMFLFLLPFLSLFFPSPSLSLNQEGLYLHQVRLSLSDPDSVLSSWSDRDTTPCSWFGVSCNPVTHSVTSIDLSNSNLSGPFPSLLCRLQKLTSISFYNNFINDTLPLDISSCQYLHHLDLAQNYLTGTLPHTLADLPNLRYLDLTGNNFSGDIPESFGRFQKLEVISLVYNLFDGVIPPFLGNITTLKMLNLSYNPFSPGRIPPELGNLTNLEILWLTECNLVGEIPESLSQLKNLKDLDLAVNNLVGKIPSSLTELTSVFQIELYNNSLTGELPRGLGNLTALRLLDTSMNDLTGPIPDELCRLPLESLNLYENQFEGSLPASIANSPGLYELRLFRNRLTGELPQNLGKNSPLKWLDVSSNKFTGEIPASLCAQGELEELLMIHNSFSGQIPESLSECQSLARVRFGHNQFSGEVPSGFWGLPHVYLVELVNNSFSGPIAKAIASAANLSLLILDNNHFNGSIPEEIGWLENLGSFSGSQNKFSGPLPVSIVNLKQLGSLDLHGNLLSGELPSGVDSWKKMNELNLANNQFSGKIPEQIGRLPVLNYLDLSSNRFSGKIPLSLQNLKLNQLNLSNNKLSGEIPPLFAKEMYKSSFLGNPGLCEDIEGLCDGKGEGKGEGYTWLLKSIFILAALVLVIGVVWFYFKYRSFKNARAIDKSKWTLMSFHKLGFSECEILASLDEDNVIGTGSSGKVYRVMLSGGEAVAVKKLWGGAKKESDESDVEKGQFQDDGFEAEVETLGKIRHKNIVKLWCCCTARDCKLLVYEYMPNGSLGDLLHSSKGALLDWPTRYKILLDAAEGLSYLHHDCVPPIVHRDVKSNNILLDGDFGARVADFGVAKVVDSTTGKPKSMSVIAGSCGYIAPEYAYTLRVNEKSDIYSFGVVILELVTRKLPVDPEFGEKDLVKWVCTTIDQKGVDHVIDPKLDSCFKEEICKVLNIGIHCTSPLPINRPSMRRVVKMLQEVRPENIPKTAKKDGKLTPYYYEDASDHGSLA, encoded by the exons ATGGCAGCTATGtttctctttctccttcctttcctttccctcttctttccttccccttccctttcTCTCAACCAAGAAGGACTCTACCTCCACCAAGTTAGGCTCTCACTCTCTGACCCTGACTCCGTTCTCTCTTCCTGGTCCGACCGCGACACCACCCCTTGCTCCTGGTTTGGCGTTAGCTGCAACCCTGTAACCCACTCCGTCACTTCCATCGACCTCTCCAACTCCAACTTAAGTGGCCCTTTCCCCTCCCTCCTCTGCCGCCTCCAAAAGCTCACTTCCATTTCCTTCTACAACAACTTCATTAATGATACTCTCCCTCTTGACATTTCCTCCTGCCAGTATCTTCACCACCTCGATCTCGCTCAGAACTACCTCACTGGTACACTCCCTCACACCTTAGCCGATCTCCCCAACCTCAGGTATCTCGACCTCACCGGTAACAACTTCTCCGGTGatattcctgagtcttttggtcgGTTTCAAAAACTCGAGGTCATTTCTCTCGTTTATAATCTCTTTGATGGAGTAATACCTCCATTCTTGGGCAACATTACTACTCTAAAGATGCTGAATTTGTCTTATAATCCGTTTTCTCCTGGTCGGATTCCCCCGGAGCTTGGGAACTTGACCAACCTGGAGATTTTGTGGCTTACGGAGTGTAATCTAGTTGGTGAAATACCTGAATCTCTAAGTCAGCTCAAGAATCTCAAGGATTTGGACCTTGCAGTCAACAATTTAGTAGGCAAAATCCCGAGTTCACTCACTGAGTTGACTAGCGTGTTCCAAATCGAGCTTTACAACAACTCGCTGACCGGTGAGTTGCCTCGAGGGTTAGGGAATTTGACCGCATTGAGACTGCTTGACACGTCGATGAACGACTTAACTGGGCCGATTCCTGACGAGTTATGCCGGTTACCATTAGAGAGTCTTAATCTCTATGAGAATCAATTCGAAGGGAGCTTGCCTGCAAGCATTGCCAACTCGCCAGGGTTATACGAACTCAGGCTGTTTCGTAACAGACTCACCGGCGAGTTGCCTCAAAACCTCGGCAAAAACTCGCCGCTGAAATGGCTCGACGTGTCAAGCAATAAATTCACTGGCGAAATCCCTGCGAGTTTGTGTGCACAGGGCGAGCTAGAGGAGCTGCTAATGATACACAATTCATTTTCGGGTCAAATACCGGAAAGTTTAAGTGAATGCCAGAGCTTGGCGCGTGTCCGCTTTGGGCATAACCAGTTCTCCGGTGAAGTGCCATCTGGTTTCTGGGGCCTGCCTCATGTGTACCTTGTTGAGCTTGTTAACAATTCATTTTCAGGTCCAATTGCTAAGGCCATAGCAAGTGCAGCAAATTTGTCGCTGTTGATTTTAGATAATAATCATTTCAATGGAAGCATACCAGAGGAGATTGGGTGGTTAGAGAATCTTGGGTCATTTTCTGGAAGTCAAAATAAATTCAGTGGACCGTTGCCCGTGAGTATAGTGAATCTGAAGCAGTTAGGAAGTCTGGATCTTCATGGGAATTTGCTTTCTGGTGAGCTGCCAAGCGGGGTTGATTCTTGGAAGAAAATGAATGAGCTCAATTTGGCTAACAACCAGTTTTCGGGGAAGATTCCCGAGCAAATTGGAAGGTTGCCTGTGCTTAATTATCTTGATTTGTCTAGCAACAGGTTTTCTGGTAAAATCCCACTTAGCTTGCAGAATTTAAAGTTGAATCAGCTCAATTTGTCAAATAATAAGCTATCTGGGGAGATTCCACCTCTGTTTGCCAAGGAAATGTACAAAAGTAGCTTTCTTGGAAATCCTGGCTTATGTGAAGATATTGAAGGTCTGTGCGATGGGAAAGGTGAAGGTAAAGGCGAAGGTTATACCTGGTTGCTGAAGTCCATTTTTATACTCGCTGCTCTAGTCCTTGTTATTGGTGTGGTTTGGTTCTATTTCAAGTACCGGAGTTTCAAGAATGCAAGAGCTATTGACAAGTCAAAATGGACATTAATGTCGTTTCACAAATTGGGTTTTAGTGAATGCGAGATCTTGGCTTCTCTTGATGAGGATAATGTAATAGGAACTGGATCTTCAGGGAAAGTGTACAGGGTTATGCTTAGCGGTGGCGAAGCAGTTGCGGTCAAGAAGCTCTGGGGAGGTGCCAAAAAGGAGAGTGATGAAAGCGACGTTGAGAAGGGTCAGTTCCAGGACGATGGGTTTGAAGCAGAGGTTGAGACTTTGGGTAAGATTAGGCACAAGAACATTGTTAAGCTATGGTGTTGCTGCACCGCTAGAGACTGCAAACTTTTGGTATACGAGTACATGCCTAATGGTAGCTTGGGTGATTTGTTGCATAGTAGCAAGGGAGCGTTGCTAGATTGGCCAACAAGGTATAAGATCCTTTTAGATGCAGCTGAAGGTCTTTCCTATTTGCATCACGATTGTGTTCCTCCAATTGTGCATAGAGATGTCAAGTCCAACAATATTTTGTTGGATGGGGATTTTGGAGCACGGGTGGCCGATTTTGGTGTAGCCAAGGTGGTTGATTCCACCACCGGAAAGCCCAAGTCCATGTCTGTCATTGCAGGGTCTTGTGGTTACATTGCTCCAG AGTATGCTTACACACTTCGAGTGAATGAAAAGAGTGATATCTACAGCTTTGGTGTGGTTATTCTGGAGTTGGTCACAAGGAAACTTCCTGTTGATCCAGAGTTCGGCGAGAAGGACTTAGTCAAGTGGGTATGCACCACTATAGATCAGAAAGGAGTAGACCATGTTATTGATCCCAAATTAGATTCCTGTTTCAAGGAAGAAATATGCAAGGTCCTCAACATTGGCATTCACTGTACTAGTCCTCTCCCCATCAACCGTCCATCGATGAGAAGGGTGGTAAAAATGCTGCAAGAAGTTAGACCAGAGAACATCCCTAAGACTGCTAAAAAAGACGGGAAATTAACACCCTATTACTATGAAGATGCCTCAGATCATGGAAGTTTAGCTTga
- the LOC110646686 gene encoding protein STRUBBELIG-RECEPTOR FAMILY 8 has protein sequence MGSGEQIAYDFILALLSIFLIILGLVLYFFFRKKPVESEESLSVKVSAPTYPLTDIDAATDGFNHRRVIGKGRLGTVYAAVLPREELVAVKRIHPSLVLSNAGFGFSSILKTLSLAQHPNIVPIMGFSQAPGERIIVMEFVGMASLDFYLHENSDGGSLLDWSRRLRVAAGSARGLEYLHEGMAPNVIHGYFKASNILLDVKFSARVSDYGLSFLAPKEKRGVAGHVDEEYWSEIGGGPCKESDVYGFGVVLLELLTGRRNEEGLLVKWALPLIKELKFSEVLDPRLALPSDMKPIIRLAKVASACVSNSRKSRPTIVQVAAILNSLEAEVRA, from the coding sequence ATGGGTTCCGGCGAGCAAATTGCTTATGATTTTATCCTTGCTcttctttcaatttttctcatcattcttggtTTGGTTCTTTATTTCTTCTTCCGAAAGAAACCTGTTGAATCTGAAGAAAGTCTTTCAGTCAAGGTTTCTGCTCCCACATATCCGTTGACAGATATAGACGCTGCCACTGATGGCTTTAACCATCGAAGAGTTATCGGTAAAGGTCGTTTAGGTACAGTATACGCAGCCGTACTGCCAAGAGAAGAGCTAGTTGCAGTTAAAAGAATTCACCCATCTCTTGTTTTGAGCAATGCTGGTTTTGGGTTCTCTTCAATACTCAAAACGCTATCTTTAGCCCAACACCCAAATATAGTGCCTATAATGGGATTTTCCCAGGCTCCTGGTGAGAGAATTATTGTTATGGAATTTGTTGGCATGGCCAGTTTGGATTTTTATTTGCATGAAAATTCTGATGGGGGTTCCCTATTGGATTGGAGCCGGCGACTGAGGGTTGCTGCTGGATCAGCTAGAGGGCTTGAGTACTTGCATGAAGGGATGGCACCAAATGTTATACACGGGTATTTCAAGGCCTCAAATATTCTTCTAGATGTGAAGTTTTCTGCTAGGGTTAGTGATTATGGGCTATCCTTTTTAGCACCTAAAGAAAAAAGAGGAGTTGCAGGGCATGTGGATGAAGAATACTGGAGTGAGATAGGGGGTGGCCCTTGCAAAGAAAGTGATGTTTATGGGTTTGGTGTGGTTTTGTTAGAGCTTTTGACTGGAAGGAGAAATGAGGAAGGATTACTTGTGAAGTGGGCATTGCCTTTGATTAAAGAACtcaagtttagtgaggttttagaCCCTAGACTTGCATTACCTTCTGATATGAAGCCAATTATTAGATTGGCCAAGGTTGCTTCAGCTTGTGTTAGCAATTCTAGGAAGAGCAGGCCTACAATTGTTCAAGTTGCAGCAATTCTAAACAGTTTGGAGGCTGAGGTACGTGCATGA